One stretch of Daphnia pulicaria isolate SC F1-1A chromosome 6, SC_F0-13Bv2, whole genome shotgun sequence DNA includes these proteins:
- the LOC124344360 gene encoding voltage-gated potassium channel subunit beta-2-like isoform X2 yields MLLVSDSPCANISCPSSSVHCTRNRTPVTSVESMEDQQSSGHCGSSQHHEHSIGVSSHRGSVHLPETSISASNSSAASSHQQLHFASRMGERQATLAEKEDSLSPAVPSLLHLPLCRQTNPVPGLRYRNLGKSGLRVSNVGLGTWVTFSAPISEEVAEDIIVMAFESGINVFDLSDGYCGPRAEVSLGRILRQRRWRRSSYIVITKIYWSYRSEERGLSRKHIIESIRASLDRLQLDYIDVVLIHRADPMCPMEEVVRAMNHVIDHGWIMYWGTSRWSSVEISEAYNNCRQFNCPLPICEQSEYHFLCREKIEISLPEVYNKLGVGLMTWSPLTMGFSASKGEETFPNFHRMSFKKKFSTVTWPDDEAAAATKENAYVPRMSAEEVQRQNGKLREISLMAERFGCTSSQLAIAWTLKNEHVHSVLIGAISPEQLYEHLQALQIVPKLSAAVMLDLERVLDNKPIRPPMISTLAMR; encoded by the exons ATGCTGCTGGTGAGTGATTCACCATGTGCCAACATATCATGTCCATCTTCCTCTGTCCATTGCACAAG GAATCGAACACCAGTGACTAGCGTGGAATCCATGGAGGATCAACAGTCGTCCGGTCACTGCGGTTCGTCGCAACACCACGAACACAGCATCGGCGTGTCGAGTCACCGCGGGTCCGTCCATCTACCCGAGACGTCGATCAGCGCTTCCAACTCATCTGCGGCCTCGTCCCACCAGCAGCTGCACTTCGCTTCGCGAATGGGCGAAAGACAGGCCACCCTCGCCGAGAAGGAAGATAGCCTCTCACCGGCCGTCCCCAGCCTTCTGCACTTGCCTCTGTGTCGCCAGACAAATCCCGTGCCCGGACTCCGCTACCGCAATCTCGGCAAAAGTGGTCTTCGCGTCTCCAATGTCGGACTCG GTACTTGGGTTACGTTTAGTGCGCCCATCAGCGAAGAAGTCGCCGAAGATATAATCGTCATGGCTTTCGAGAGCGGAATCAATGTTTTCGATCTTTCCGACGGATACTGTGGACCACGCGCCGAGGTTTCACTTGGTCGTATTTTAAGACAAAGGCGATGGAGGCGTTCCAGCTACATTGTGATCACGAAAATCTACTGGAGCTACCG TTCTGAGGAAAGAGGTTTGTCAAGAAAACATATCATCGAATCGATTCGCGCTTCGCTGGATCGGTTACAGCTGGATTACATTGACGTTGTGCTCATTCACAGAGCGGATCCGATGTGCCCCATGGAAG AAGTGGTTCGAGCCATGAATCATGTCATTGATCATGGCTGGATTATGTATTGGGGTACATCGCGCTGGTCGTCGGTCGAGATTTCGGAAGCGTACAACAATTGTCGCCAATTCAACTGCCCACTGCCAATTTGCGAACAATCCGAATATCATTTCCTCTGCCgagaaaaaatcgaaatatcCCTTCCTGAAGTCTACAATAAATTAG GTGTCGGGCTGATGACATGGTCTCCACTCACCATGGGATTCAGCGCTTCAAAGGGCGAGGAGACCTTCCCGAATTTTCACCGCATGTCCTTTAAG AAAAAGTTTTCTACCGTCACTTGGCCGGACGACGAAGCAGCAGCCGCTACCAAAGAA aaCGCTTATGTGCCGAGGATGTCCGCTGAAGAAGTTCAGCGTCAGAATGGCAAGCTGCGGGAAATCTCGCTAATGGCCGAGCGCTTCGGTTGTACTTCATCCCAGTTGGCCATTGCGTGGACGCTGAAAAACGAACACGTTCATTCAGTACTGATCGGAGCTATTTCTCCAGAACAATTGTAC
- the LOC124344360 gene encoding voltage-gated potassium channel subunit beta-2-like isoform X3, whose product MEDQQSSGHCGSSQHHEHSIGVSSHRGSVHLPETSISASNSSAASSHQQLHFASRMGERQATLAEKEDSLSPAVPSLLHLPLCRQTNPVPGLRYRNLGKSGLRVSNVGLGTWVTFSAPISEEVAEDIIVMAFESGINVFDLSDGYCGPRAEVSLGRILRQRRWRRSSYIVITKIYWSYRSEERGLSRKHIIESIRASLDRLQLDYIDVVLIHRADPMCPMEEVVRAMNHVIDHGWIMYWGTSRWSSVEISEAYNNCRQFNCPLPICEQSEYHFLCREKIEISLPEVYNKLGVGLMTWSPLTMGFSASKGEETFPNFHRMSFKKKFSTVTWPDDEAAAATKENAYVPRMSAEEVQRQNGKLREISLMAERFGCTSSQLAIAWTLKNEHVHSVLIGAISPEQLYEHLQALQIVPKLSAAVMLDLERVLDNKPIRPPMISTLAMR is encoded by the exons ATGGAGGATCAACAGTCGTCCGGTCACTGCGGTTCGTCGCAACACCACGAACACAGCATCGGCGTGTCGAGTCACCGCGGGTCCGTCCATCTACCCGAGACGTCGATCAGCGCTTCCAACTCATCTGCGGCCTCGTCCCACCAGCAGCTGCACTTCGCTTCGCGAATGGGCGAAAGACAGGCCACCCTCGCCGAGAAGGAAGATAGCCTCTCACCGGCCGTCCCCAGCCTTCTGCACTTGCCTCTGTGTCGCCAGACAAATCCCGTGCCCGGACTCCGCTACCGCAATCTCGGCAAAAGTGGTCTTCGCGTCTCCAATGTCGGACTCG GTACTTGGGTTACGTTTAGTGCGCCCATCAGCGAAGAAGTCGCCGAAGATATAATCGTCATGGCTTTCGAGAGCGGAATCAATGTTTTCGATCTTTCCGACGGATACTGTGGACCACGCGCCGAGGTTTCACTTGGTCGTATTTTAAGACAAAGGCGATGGAGGCGTTCCAGCTACATTGTGATCACGAAAATCTACTGGAGCTACCG TTCTGAGGAAAGAGGTTTGTCAAGAAAACATATCATCGAATCGATTCGCGCTTCGCTGGATCGGTTACAGCTGGATTACATTGACGTTGTGCTCATTCACAGAGCGGATCCGATGTGCCCCATGGAAG AAGTGGTTCGAGCCATGAATCATGTCATTGATCATGGCTGGATTATGTATTGGGGTACATCGCGCTGGTCGTCGGTCGAGATTTCGGAAGCGTACAACAATTGTCGCCAATTCAACTGCCCACTGCCAATTTGCGAACAATCCGAATATCATTTCCTCTGCCgagaaaaaatcgaaatatcCCTTCCTGAAGTCTACAATAAATTAG GTGTCGGGCTGATGACATGGTCTCCACTCACCATGGGATTCAGCGCTTCAAAGGGCGAGGAGACCTTCCCGAATTTTCACCGCATGTCCTTTAAG AAAAAGTTTTCTACCGTCACTTGGCCGGACGACGAAGCAGCAGCCGCTACCAAAGAA aaCGCTTATGTGCCGAGGATGTCCGCTGAAGAAGTTCAGCGTCAGAATGGCAAGCTGCGGGAAATCTCGCTAATGGCCGAGCGCTTCGGTTGTACTTCATCCCAGTTGGCCATTGCGTGGACGCTGAAAAACGAACACGTTCATTCAGTACTGATCGGAGCTATTTCTCCAGAACAATTGTAC
- the LOC124344360 gene encoding voltage-gated potassium channel subunit beta-2-like isoform X1: MMSLNLLNPASSGASGYGVSSRRCNVRFQQRNRTPVTSVESMEDQQSSGHCGSSQHHEHSIGVSSHRGSVHLPETSISASNSSAASSHQQLHFASRMGERQATLAEKEDSLSPAVPSLLHLPLCRQTNPVPGLRYRNLGKSGLRVSNVGLGTWVTFSAPISEEVAEDIIVMAFESGINVFDLSDGYCGPRAEVSLGRILRQRRWRRSSYIVITKIYWSYRSEERGLSRKHIIESIRASLDRLQLDYIDVVLIHRADPMCPMEEVVRAMNHVIDHGWIMYWGTSRWSSVEISEAYNNCRQFNCPLPICEQSEYHFLCREKIEISLPEVYNKLGVGLMTWSPLTMGFSASKGEETFPNFHRMSFKKKFSTVTWPDDEAAAATKENAYVPRMSAEEVQRQNGKLREISLMAERFGCTSSQLAIAWTLKNEHVHSVLIGAISPEQLYEHLQALQIVPKLSAAVMLDLERVLDNKPIRPPMISTLAMR; the protein is encoded by the exons ATGATGTCCTTAAACCTTTTGAACCCCGCAAGCAGTGGAGCTTCGGGTTATGGAGTCAGTAGTAGGCGCTGTAACGTCAGGTTCCAACAACG GAATCGAACACCAGTGACTAGCGTGGAATCCATGGAGGATCAACAGTCGTCCGGTCACTGCGGTTCGTCGCAACACCACGAACACAGCATCGGCGTGTCGAGTCACCGCGGGTCCGTCCATCTACCCGAGACGTCGATCAGCGCTTCCAACTCATCTGCGGCCTCGTCCCACCAGCAGCTGCACTTCGCTTCGCGAATGGGCGAAAGACAGGCCACCCTCGCCGAGAAGGAAGATAGCCTCTCACCGGCCGTCCCCAGCCTTCTGCACTTGCCTCTGTGTCGCCAGACAAATCCCGTGCCCGGACTCCGCTACCGCAATCTCGGCAAAAGTGGTCTTCGCGTCTCCAATGTCGGACTCG GTACTTGGGTTACGTTTAGTGCGCCCATCAGCGAAGAAGTCGCCGAAGATATAATCGTCATGGCTTTCGAGAGCGGAATCAATGTTTTCGATCTTTCCGACGGATACTGTGGACCACGCGCCGAGGTTTCACTTGGTCGTATTTTAAGACAAAGGCGATGGAGGCGTTCCAGCTACATTGTGATCACGAAAATCTACTGGAGCTACCG TTCTGAGGAAAGAGGTTTGTCAAGAAAACATATCATCGAATCGATTCGCGCTTCGCTGGATCGGTTACAGCTGGATTACATTGACGTTGTGCTCATTCACAGAGCGGATCCGATGTGCCCCATGGAAG AAGTGGTTCGAGCCATGAATCATGTCATTGATCATGGCTGGATTATGTATTGGGGTACATCGCGCTGGTCGTCGGTCGAGATTTCGGAAGCGTACAACAATTGTCGCCAATTCAACTGCCCACTGCCAATTTGCGAACAATCCGAATATCATTTCCTCTGCCgagaaaaaatcgaaatatcCCTTCCTGAAGTCTACAATAAATTAG GTGTCGGGCTGATGACATGGTCTCCACTCACCATGGGATTCAGCGCTTCAAAGGGCGAGGAGACCTTCCCGAATTTTCACCGCATGTCCTTTAAG AAAAAGTTTTCTACCGTCACTTGGCCGGACGACGAAGCAGCAGCCGCTACCAAAGAA aaCGCTTATGTGCCGAGGATGTCCGCTGAAGAAGTTCAGCGTCAGAATGGCAAGCTGCGGGAAATCTCGCTAATGGCCGAGCGCTTCGGTTGTACTTCATCCCAGTTGGCCATTGCGTGGACGCTGAAAAACGAACACGTTCATTCAGTACTGATCGGAGCTATTTCTCCAGAACAATTGTAC
- the LOC124344361 gene encoding zinc transporter ZIP9-like, producing the protein MSDASMLVFLSVVMCIGSFLSGSVPLMVTLSEERLNLVSILGAGLLVGTALVVIIPEGTQMLYSQELQDIKQKYENAKGTANVPDTHEHEEGIHSVIGLALVLGFVFMLLIDQIGTSKSRDPESGTSRNSRSFQATLGLVVHAAADGIALGAAATTSHAATEMIVFLAIMLHKAPASFGLVTFLLRDGLDRARIRRYLLVFSLAAPLAALATYFGLSQKSKETLSTVNATGFAMLFSAGTFLYVSTVHVLPEIVMRSGGHSHHPPSSDGDKIGFTRCELLVLVSGALLPLALTAFHHH; encoded by the exons atgagtgaTGCCAGCATGCTAGTTTTCTTAAGTGTTG TCATGTGTATTGGGAGCTTCTTGTCAGGCTCAGTTCCACTGATGGTAACCTTGTCAGAG GAACGGTTAAATCTTGTATCAATTCTGGGAGCTGGTCTCCTGGTAGGTACAGCTCTTGTAGTCATCATACCAGAAGGAACACAGATGCTGTATTCTCAAGAATTGCAAG atATAAAACAGAAGTATGAAAATGCAAAGGGAACTGCCAATGTCCCAGACACACATGAACATGAAGAAGGAATTCATTCAGTGATTGGTCTTGCATTAGTGCTAGGATTTGTTTTTATGCTGCTCATTGATCAGATTGGCACATCAAAATCAAGAG ATCCTGAAAGTGGCACTTCAAGAAATAGTAGATCATTCCAAGCTACTTTAGGCTTAGTCGTTCATGCTGCTG CGGACGGTATTGCTTTGGGTGCTGCAGCTACCACATCTCACGCAGCTACAGAAATGATAGTCTTTTTAGCAATCATGCTGCACAAA gCCCCAGCGTCATTCGGTTTAGTAACATTCCTCTTACGCGACGGCTTAGATCGAGCTCGTATCCGTCGATACCTCCTTGTCTTTTCTCTGGCAGCGCCCCTCGCGGCACTTGCCACTTATTTTGGTCTTAGTCAAAAGAGCAAGGAAACACTTTCCACTGTTAATGCAACCGGCTTTGCCATGTTGTTTAGTGCTGGAACATTTTTGTATGTTTCGACCGTGCACGTCTTGCCAGAAATCGTTATGCGCTCTGGGGGGCATTCCCATCATCCACCTTCCTCTGATGGCGACAAAATTGGATTCACGCGATGCGAATTGCTTGTGCTTGTCTCTGGTGCTCTCCTTCCGCTAGCTCTAACGGCATTCCATCATCACTGA